Proteins encoded together in one Prionailurus viverrinus isolate Anna chromosome B1, UM_Priviv_1.0, whole genome shotgun sequence window:
- the SPRY1 gene encoding protein sprouty homolog 1, producing MDPQNQHGSGSSLVVIQQPTLDSRQRLDYEREIQPAAILSLDQIKAIRGSNEYTEGPSVVKRPVPRTAPRQEKHERTHEIIPINVNNNYEHRPTSHLGHAGLLNNARGPILSRSTSTGSAASSGSNSSASSEQGLLGRSPPTRPVPGHRSERAIRTQPKQLIVDDLKGSLKEDLTQHKFICEQCGKCKCGECTAPRTLPSCLACNRQCLCSAESMVEYGTCMCLVKGIFYHCSNDDEGDSYSDNPCSCSQSHCCSRYLCMGAMSLFLPCLLCYPPAKGCLKLCRGCYDWIHRPGCRCKNSNTVYCKLESCPSRGQGKPS from the coding sequence ATGGATCCCCAAAATCAGCATGGCAGTGGCAGTTCATTAGTTGTGATCCAGCAGCCTACATTGGATAGCCGTCAGAGGTTAGACTATGAGAGAGAAATTCAGCCTGCTGCTATTTTGTCTTTAGACCAGATCAAGGCCATCAGAGGCAGCAATGAATACACAGAAGGGCCATCAGTGGTGAAAAGACCTGTGCCTCGAACAGCACCAAGACAAGAAAAGCATGAAAGGACTCACGAAATCATACCAATTAATGTGAATAACAACTATGAACACAGACCTACAAGCCACCTGGGACATGCAGGACTCTTAAATAATGCCCGAGGCCCCATTTTGAGCAGATCGACCAGCACTGGAAGTGCAGCCAGTTCTGGGAGCAACAGCAGTGCCTCTTCAGAGCAGGGACTGTTAGGAAGGTCACCACCAACCAGACCAGTGCCTGGCCATAGGTCTGAAAGAGCAATCCGGACCCAGCCTAAGCAACTGATTGTTGATGACTTGAAGGGTTCCTTGAAAGAGGACCTGACACAGCACAAGTTTATTTGTGAACAGTGTGGGAAGTGCAAGTGTGGAGAATGCACAGCTCCCAGGACCCTGCCATCCTGTTTGGCCTGCAATCGTCAGTGCCTTTGCTCTGCCGAGAGTATGGTGGAATATGGAACCTGCATGTGCTTAGTCAAGGGCATCTTCTACCACTGCTCCAATGACGATGAAGGGGATTCTTATTCGGATAATCCTTGCTCCTGTTCACAGTCCCACTGCTGCTCTAGGTACCTGTGTATGGGAGCCATGTCTCTATTTTTACCTTGCTTACTCTGTTATCCTCCTGCTAAGGGATGCCTGAAGCTTTGCAGGGGGTGTTATGACTGGATCCATCGCCCAGGATGCAGATGTAAGAACTCCAACACTGTCTATTGTAAGCTGGAGAGCTGCCCCTCCAGGGGTCAGGGTAAACCATCATGA
- the LOC125164193 gene encoding homeobox protein cut-like 1, with product MGDPASPSSAAAAGRPPDCPAPSAPGERRPEGRRRALGSPLHFPSPSPSPGARTCRAEPAGCARPPAPAGRERPPDTHLGRSGSWGPSRATRPRSRCGRQRAHAASTVAGRTRRHCPCCGESARGLPRPHRAGALPAAPFRLRRTILRSLRARPGAADLSQLAFAAQLSNIHLWGFSLAAPFHEPEKKNPFGGALESPRKASWGAVVRRVRDGPTGWHAVLRALGRVARSAARAESRAGWAARQLARRPQPAAMCWLLLLPVIDRPAHSRRVSSEPK from the exons ATGGGAGACCCTGCCTCACCGTCCTCGGCCGCGGCCGCAGGTCGCCCACCCGATTGCCCAGCCCCGAGCGCCCCGGGAGAGAGGCGGCCGGAGGGGCGGCGCCGCGCGCTGGGGTCGCCcctccacttcccctccccctctccgaGCCCCGGAGCCCGCACCTGCCGCGCAGAGCCAGCCGGGTGCgcgcgcccccccgcccccgccggccgGGAGCGGCCGCCGGACACTCACCTAGGTCGAAGCGGTAGCTGGGGACCAAGCCGTGCGACCCGGCCCAGGTCCCGGTGCGGGCGGCAGCGTGCTCACGCCGCATCAACCGTGGCGGGGAGGACGAGGAGGCATTGCCCCTGCTGCGGCGAGTCCGCCCgcggcctcccccgcccccaccgggcAGGAGCGCTCCCCGCGGCCCCCTTCCGGCTGCGGAGGACAATTCTCCGGAGTCTCCGCGCGCGGCCCGGCGCAGCAGACCTCTCACAGCTCGCGTTCGCCGCGCAGCTCAGTAACATCCACCTCTGGGGCTTTTCTCTTGCAGCCCCCTTCCacgaaccagaaaaaaaaaatcccttcggGGGGGCCCTCGAGTCTCCCAGAAAAGCGAGCTGGGGAGCGGTAGTGAGAAGAGTTCGTGACGGGCCCACAGGCTGGCACGCCGTGCTCCGC gCACTTGGACGCGTAGCGCGCTCAGCCGCCCGGGCGGAGAGTAGAGCGGGGTGGGCCGCTCGCCAGCTCGCCCGCCGCCCGCAGCCCGCTGCCATGTGCTGGCTGTTGCTGCTTCCAGTGATTGACAGGCCGGCGCACAGTCGGCGTGTCAGCAGCGAACCAAAGTAA